One Glycine soja cultivar W05 chromosome 2, ASM419377v2, whole genome shotgun sequence genomic region harbors:
- the LOC114386727 gene encoding CASP-like protein 7: MKGGSIEVGEVSKDASPRKGVARGLSIMDFILRIIAAVATLGSALAMGTTNETLPFATQFIKFRAEFDDLPSLVFFVMANAVVCGYLVLSLMISVFHILRSTAVKSRILLVALDTVMLSLVTASASAATSIVYIAHNGNTGANWFAICQQYNNFCERISGSLIGSYIAVALFIILIMLSLVAISRN; this comes from the exons ATGAAGGGAGGTTCAATTGAAGTTGGAGAAGTATCCAAGGATGCATCCCCAAGAAAAGGGGTGGCAAGAGGGTTGTCTATAATGGACTTTATTTTGAGAATTATTGCCGCTGTTGCAACACTGGGTAGTGCATTGGCCATGGGCACAACCAATGAAACCCTTCCATTTGCCactcaatttataaaattcagGGCTGAATTTGATGACCTTCCCTCGCTTGT GTTTTTTGTGATGGCCAACGCTGTTGTTTGTGGCTATCTTGTGCTTTCACTTATGATATCTGTCTTCCACATACTCAGAAGCACCGCAGTAAAAAGTAGAATTCTCCTTGTTGCTCTTGACACG GTAATGCTGAGTCTGGTCACAGCTTCAGCCTCTGCAGCAACATCGATAGTGTACATAGCACACAATGGAAACACAGGTGCCAATTGGTTTGCAATCTGCCAACAATACAACAACTTCTGTGAACGTATTTCGGGTTCCCTCATTGGCTCTTACATTGCTGTTGCTCTCTTCATAATACTAATCATGCTATCATTAGTAGCAATCTCTCGAAACTGA